A stretch of Episyrphus balteatus chromosome 2, idEpiBalt1.1, whole genome shotgun sequence DNA encodes these proteins:
- the LOC129910205 gene encoding uncharacterized protein LOC129910205 isoform X1 — protein MYCVVETLEDEGKFVTAVPKNWVIDGTKLLWPKSKKDSICGRKNCITASDDWQSIACKLIFDDIGSWEEAVQKEKDAEYLSSSEENTEEVTIDTNSSEYMTDMNKLMSTLIPNSGKFKMYKHGNKVTNFVILTSHFQDVSSFTPPNEDVTITNVISDLYTFEGPSTSTQFKELSSKIDEILERQRSTEVKVQAMQGMLEAFMAKSEVSVNLLASKIAKENAEEVDEELQLDEIFPLTSVQQIEEIEEKLHQNAAFKKKLVRKLSSYGGANGMKTIRTICKCIFTDPLLAEHSWLGTNAKKSFSQYKFLYKTILEAVRSRYPTYSEAEGASFFKGFLKQAPFRMGKPSTNTSSNTSSSASDGQSTT, from the exons ATGTATTGTGTTGTGGAGACGCTCGAAGATGAAGGGAAGTTCGTGACGGCAGTTCCCAAAAATTGGGTCATCGATGGAACGAAGCTATTATGGCCAAAGTCCAAGAAAGATTCCATTTGCGGTCGGAAAAATTGCATCACAGCATCGGATGATTGGCAAAGCATAGCatgcaaattaatatttgatgacATCG GTTCCTGGGAGGAAGCAGTTCAGAAGGAAAAGGATGCCGAGTATTTGTCTTCTTCTGAAGAAAATACGGAAGAAGTGACCATCGACACCAATTCTTCGGAATACATGACAGATATGAACAAATTGATGTCAACTTTGATTCCTAATTCTGGTAAgtttaaaatgtataaacatGGGAACAAAGTTACTAATTTTGTCATACTTACTTCTCATTTTCAAGACGTTTCCTCGTTCACCCCCCCAAATGAAGATGTTACCATCACTAATGTCATTTCCGACTTATACACGTTTGaag gCCCCAGCACCAGTACCCAATTCAAGGAACTGTCGTCCAAAATAGACGAAATTTTGGAAAGACAGCGTTCCACTGAGGTGAAGGTGCAGGCCATGCAAGGAATGCTGGAGGCATTCATGGCGAAGTCCGAAGTTTCGGTCAATTTGTTGGCGTCCAAAATTGCAAAAGAGAATGCAGAGGAAGTGGATGAGGAACTGCAACTGGATGAAATTTTCCCACTTACCTCTGTCCAACAAATTGAGGAAATCGAGGAAAAACTCCATCAAAATgcagcattcaaaaaaaaattg gtCCGTAAGTTGAGCTCCTATGGGGGGGCCAACGGAATGAAAACGATCCGCACTATTTGCAAGTGCATTTTTACGGATCCACTACTGGCAGAACATTCTTGGCTGGGGACTAATGCCAAAAAAAGTTTCAGCCAATACAAATTCCTGTATAAAACTATATTGGAAGCGGTCCGATCAAGGTACCCCACTTATAGTGAAGCTGAGGGTGCTTcattttttaaaggctttttgAAGCAAGCCCCATTTCGAATGGGAAAACCGTCCac AAATACCAGTTCCAACACCAGCTCCTCTGCCTCTGACGGGCAATCCACAACATAA
- the LOC129910205 gene encoding uncharacterized protein LOC129910205 isoform X2, which translates to MYCVVETLEDEGKFVTAVPKNWVIDGTKLLWPKSKKDSICGRKNCITASDDWQSIACKLIFDDIGSWEEAVQKEKDAEYLSSSEENTEEVTIDTNSSEYMTDMNKLMSTLIPNSDVSSFTPPNEDVTITNVISDLYTFEGPSTSTQFKELSSKIDEILERQRSTEVKVQAMQGMLEAFMAKSEVSVNLLASKIAKENAEEVDEELQLDEIFPLTSVQQIEEIEEKLHQNAAFKKKLVRKLSSYGGANGMKTIRTICKCIFTDPLLAEHSWLGTNAKKSFSQYKFLYKTILEAVRSRYPTYSEAEGASFFKGFLKQAPFRMGKPSTNTSSNTSSSASDGQSTT; encoded by the exons ATGTATTGTGTTGTGGAGACGCTCGAAGATGAAGGGAAGTTCGTGACGGCAGTTCCCAAAAATTGGGTCATCGATGGAACGAAGCTATTATGGCCAAAGTCCAAGAAAGATTCCATTTGCGGTCGGAAAAATTGCATCACAGCATCGGATGATTGGCAAAGCATAGCatgcaaattaatatttgatgacATCG GTTCCTGGGAGGAAGCAGTTCAGAAGGAAAAGGATGCCGAGTATTTGTCTTCTTCTGAAGAAAATACGGAAGAAGTGACCATCGACACCAATTCTTCGGAATACATGACAGATATGAACAAATTGATGTCAACTTTGATTCCTAATTCTG ACGTTTCCTCGTTCACCCCCCCAAATGAAGATGTTACCATCACTAATGTCATTTCCGACTTATACACGTTTGaag gCCCCAGCACCAGTACCCAATTCAAGGAACTGTCGTCCAAAATAGACGAAATTTTGGAAAGACAGCGTTCCACTGAGGTGAAGGTGCAGGCCATGCAAGGAATGCTGGAGGCATTCATGGCGAAGTCCGAAGTTTCGGTCAATTTGTTGGCGTCCAAAATTGCAAAAGAGAATGCAGAGGAAGTGGATGAGGAACTGCAACTGGATGAAATTTTCCCACTTACCTCTGTCCAACAAATTGAGGAAATCGAGGAAAAACTCCATCAAAATgcagcattcaaaaaaaaattg gtCCGTAAGTTGAGCTCCTATGGGGGGGCCAACGGAATGAAAACGATCCGCACTATTTGCAAGTGCATTTTTACGGATCCACTACTGGCAGAACATTCTTGGCTGGGGACTAATGCCAAAAAAAGTTTCAGCCAATACAAATTCCTGTATAAAACTATATTGGAAGCGGTCCGATCAAGGTACCCCACTTATAGTGAAGCTGAGGGTGCTTcattttttaaaggctttttgAAGCAAGCCCCATTTCGAATGGGAAAACCGTCCac AAATACCAGTTCCAACACCAGCTCCTCTGCCTCTGACGGGCAATCCACAACATAA